From Micromonospora echinospora:
CAGGTCGATCCGGCGCCGCCATTCCGGCACCGCCCAGAGCAGCCGGGCCGGCGCGGTCACCGGCAGCCCGAACGCCCAGTCGGCGGGCTGGCCGAGCCTGCGCACCCAGGACCGGACGTCGCGGGCGGCCACCGAGACGTGCACGAGGCGACCGCCGAAATCGGTCAGGTACGCCCGCCGGGCGGCGTAGTGGCCGCCGCGCCGGGCAGCGGCGCGGGTTCCCGCGCCAGTGGCGGCGCGCCCTTCGTCGGCGACCACGAGCACGTCCACGTCGACGTCGCTGTGCTCGGTGGCGGCCCGCCGGGCGTGGCTGCCCCGCAGCATGATCCCGACGACCGGACGGTCGGCGGTCTGCCGCAGGCGGGCGGCCCAGTGGTCGAGGAATCCGGTGTCGGGCAACTGCGCTGGACCCACGGCGTCATGGTGCCGAGATCCGATCTTCCGGTGCCGGACTCCCTGTCCGCCACCGAGGCGTTCAGCCGGACTCCTCCTCTGCCCGCCGGTACGCGTCGATCTTGTACTCGAGGACCTTCAGGTCCTCCTCCAGCTCGGTCATCCGGGCCAGCACCCGGGCCCGGTGCGCCTCGAACAGCGCTCGGCGCGCGCCGAGCGTGCTGTCGCCGTGCCGGGCCAGCTCGGCGTAGCGGCGCATGTCGCGCACCGGCATCCCGGTGCGCCGCAGCCGGGTGAGCAGGAACAGCCAGTTGACGTCGGACTCGGTGTAGCGCCGGCGGCCCGAGGAGTCCCGTCCGACGCGGCCCACCAGGCCCTCCTGCTCGTACCAGCGCAGCGTGTAGGTGGTCAGGCCGACCCGTTCCGCCGCCTCACCCACGGTGAGGCTCATCTCCCGCGTGCTGATGTCCACGCCCTCCAGGTTTCCAGTTCGAGCGCACTCGAAGTCAAGTCCCTCATTGCCTTGCCGGCAGAATTCATCTAGCGTTGAGTTCAACGAGTGATGAATTGACGGAGGCGAGCATGGACGACGCGGTGTCGGTCCGCGAGCTGGTGGTCGACCGGGGCGGGCGGCGGGTGCTGCACGGCATCACCTGCGGGGTCCCCCGGGGCGCCGTGACCGGGCTGCTCGGGCCCAGCGGCAGCGGCAAGACCACGCTGATGCGCGCGGTGGTCGGCGTACAGACGGTCGGCTCCGGCGCGGTCGACGTGCTCGGCCGCCCGGCCGGCTCGGCCGACCTGCGCCGCCGGGTGGGCTACCTGACCCAGGCGCCGAGCGTCTACGCCGACCTGACCGTGCGGGAGAACGCCCGCTACTTCGCGGCGATCCAGGGCCGGGGCCGTGCCGAGGCCGACCGCGCGGTCACCGACGTCGGCCTGGGCAAGGCGGCCGACCAGCTCGTCGGCACGCTCTCCGGCGGCCAGCGCAGCCGCGCCTCGCTCGCCTGCGCCCTGGTCGGCGAGCCGGAGCTGGTGGTGCTGGACGAACCCACTGTCGGCCAGGACCCGGTGCTGCGCGCCGACCTGTGGGCCCGGTTCCACGCCATGGCCGCGAACGGCACCACGCTGCTGGTCTCCAGCCACGTGATGGACGAGGCCGCCCGCTGCGACCGGCTGCTGCTGATCCGCGAGGGCCGGCTGGTCGCCGACGACACCCCGGCCGCGGTCCGCGCCGCCACCGGGACCGACGACCTGGAAGAGGCGTTCCTGCGCCTGATCCGCGAGGCCGAGGGAGAGGCGCGATGAACGGACGAATCCTGGCCGCCACCACCGGGCGCATCCTGCGCCAGCTCCGGCACGACCGGCGGACCGTGGCGCTGCTCGTCGTGGTGCCGTCGGTGCTGCTCACGCTCGTCTACTTCATGTACGTCGACCAGCCCGCCCCGCCCGGCGCTCCCAGCACGTTCGACCGGGTTGCCCTGATCATGCTCGGCTTCTTCCCGTTCATCATCATGTTCCTCGTGACCAGCATCGCCATGCTCCGCGAGCGCACCACGGGCACGCTGGAGCGCCTGCTCACCACGCCGCTGGGCAAGCTCGACCTGCTCTTCGGGTACGGCATCGCGTTCGGCCTGGCCGGGGTGCTCCAGTCCACTGTCGCCTCGGTCGTCGCGTACCGGGTGTTCGGGCTGGAGACCGCCGGCAGCGCGTGGCTGGTCGTGCTGATCGCCGGGGTGAACGCGGTGCTGGCCGTGGCGCTCGGGCTGTTCTGCTCGGCGTTCGCCCGCACCGAGTTCCAGGCGGTCCAGTTCATGCCGGTGGTGGTGGCCCCGCAACTGCTGCTCTGCGGCCTGTTCGTGCCGCGCGACGAGATGGCCGGCTGGCTCCAGGCGATCAGCGACGCGCTGCCGCTGTCGTACGCGGTCGAGGCGCTGCAGGAGGTCGGCGCGCACGCCGAGCCCACCGGGACGATGTGGCGGGACGTGGCGATCGTGGCCGGGGCGGCGGTGGCGGCGCTGGTGCTGGCTGCCGCGACGCTGCGCCGGCGCAGCGGGTGAACGCGCGGCGCACCGGGCGGCGGCCCGGCACTCCGGACACCCGGGAAACCATCCTCGCCGCCGCGCGGGAGGCGTTCGCCGAGCGGGGCTTCGACGCCGCGTCGATCCGGGCCATCGCCGCCGCGGCCGGCGTGGACCCGGCGCTCGTGCACCACTACTTCGGCGGCAAGGAGGAGCTGTTCCGGGCCGCGACGGCGTTCCCGGCCGACCCGGGACGGCTGCTGCCGGCGGTGCTCACCGGCGGCCCGGACAGGGTCGGCGAGCGGA
This genomic window contains:
- a CDS encoding MerR family transcriptional regulator, with protein sequence MDISTREMSLTVGEAAERVGLTTYTLRWYEQEGLVGRVGRDSSGRRRYTESDVNWLFLLTRLRRTGMPVRDMRRYAELARHGDSTLGARRALFEAHRARVLARMTELEEDLKVLEYKIDAYRRAEEESG
- a CDS encoding ABC transporter permease; translated protein: MNGRILAATTGRILRQLRHDRRTVALLVVVPSVLLTLVYFMYVDQPAPPGAPSTFDRVALIMLGFFPFIIMFLVTSIAMLRERTTGTLERLLTTPLGKLDLLFGYGIAFGLAGVLQSTVASVVAYRVFGLETAGSAWLVVLIAGVNAVLAVALGLFCSAFARTEFQAVQFMPVVVAPQLLLCGLFVPRDEMAGWLQAISDALPLSYAVEALQEVGAHAEPTGTMWRDVAIVAGAAVAALVLAAATLRRRSG
- a CDS encoding ABC transporter ATP-binding protein, translating into MDDAVSVRELVVDRGGRRVLHGITCGVPRGAVTGLLGPSGSGKTTLMRAVVGVQTVGSGAVDVLGRPAGSADLRRRVGYLTQAPSVYADLTVRENARYFAAIQGRGRAEADRAVTDVGLGKAADQLVGTLSGGQRSRASLACALVGEPELVVLDEPTVGQDPVLRADLWARFHAMAANGTTLLVSSHVMDEAARCDRLLLIREGRLVADDTPAAVRAATGTDDLEEAFLRLIREAEGEAR